The Phalacrocorax aristotelis chromosome 30, bGulAri2.1, whole genome shotgun sequence genomic interval CCCCCATCCTTAATGCCTCCCCGGGGGACCCAAAGCCTGCCACTTCCGGCTGTCCCAACCCTGCCTTGGGTGCCCCTACCCCAGGGTCCTCCCCTGCGAGGGGGCTGAGCGTCCTCCCCTCAAAGAGCTGACTTGGGCCCAGACCCCGCTCAGGTTCAGGTCCCAGCCCAAGCCCAGGCTCAGGCCCAGGCCCCGCTCAGGCTCAGGCCTGAGGCCCAAGGCCAAGCCCCGCTCAGGCGCCGGCTCTGGCTTGGGCTCCGAGGCCCAAGGCCCAGCGCTACTCCAGGTCAGGCTCCGGCACCCAAGGCCCAGCCCCGCTCAGGCTCCAGCTCAGGCCCaaggccaaggccaagccccGATCAGGCTCAGGCTTAGGCTTAGGCTTAGGCTTGAGGCTCAAGCCCCTTCCCACCATGGGCGGGGCCGAGGGCAGAGCCCGCCTCCCCGGTACCCGCTCCCCGGTACTGACTTGTAGAAGCTGagccggcgggcgggcggccggggctgccccgcagCGTTGCTGCAGTGCGGGGCCCGGCAGTACTTGGGCATCGCTGCCGCTTCACGTGACACGGCGTGTGGCGTCAGCGCGCACGGCCGTCGCCATCGCAACGCTTCCGTTACCACTCGCCCTTGTGGGAGCGCGCATGCGCACTGAGACGGGGCGCCGTGGCCATAGCAACGGGGCCTACACGGCCGGGCGTGAACGCGAAACCTCCCCGTGGGGCTCCCCAGTCCCGGGACGGCCCCCTTCTACCGGGATGCGCTCTTTCTCAGGCCGTTAATAACCCCCTTCCGTGGCTTTAATTGCCGCCAACAGCCACGGCCGGGCCGGTTGGCCGCGTCCGCGGGGCCCGAAGCCACAGTGGGCGGTGCCGGCGCCGGTCCTTCCCCGCTATTGGCCGAGTGACAGGAAGCCTCAGGGCGGAGCCTTGCCCCGCGGCTCCGCGCTGCTATTGGGCGAGGCGGGGGAGCCGGGCCGTGAGCGGCGTGGGCGGTGGCCAATGGAGAGGGGACCCGGCTTTCCGCGCGCCGTTCGGAGCGGTAACGAGCAGCGGCGACCCGCAGCCATGGCGGCGGGGGGCTACGGGGCGAGCGGCGGCACCGGGCCCGACTCGCCTCCGCTCTTCAACCCGCGGCAGCGGTCGGGGCACCAAGGCCCGGAGGAGGCGGTGAGGAgcgcccggggcgggcggccgctgGGGCGGTGGGAGGGGCGGGGATTCGGGAGAGGGGCGGGGCTTTCCGCATGGTGGCGGGCCTTGGGGGCTCCCCATGTGGGCGGGGCTTTGCGTAGGAGATGGCTTGTTGGGGGCGTGTCCATGGGAGGTGCAGCTTAGGGAGAAGGCGGGGTAAAGGTTCCATGGGGCGGGGCTTCGGAGAGGGGCGGGGTTGGGTGGGTCCCTACGGGGCggagcctggggagggggcgggacTGAAGGTCTGGGGGCggagcctggggaggggcagcGCTCAGGGGGTCTCCATGGGGGGAGGGGATGGCAGTACTTCCATCCAGGCTGTGCTTTGGGGATCCCCCACGGGGATGGGGGAGATGAAGTGTGGGACACGGAGTGCCCATGGATGCCCTGCACCGCCCCAGGGCCACCCCTGGCGGGTCAGGGTCCCATCCTGGCCACACGtccagccccccgccccccccccccccgagcccgCCAtgttccccctgccccctccagccccatgCCCATGGggctgcttcctcctctcccccaggtGATGCTTGAGAAGGTGCTGGGAATCACCGCCCagtccagcagcagcctggcctGCCACCCAGCTGCCGGGCTGCTCGCCTACCCAGCAGGGTAAGCATCCGCCAGGAGCCCCGGGAGCCCCTCATGCCCCCTGACACCCCAGCCGGGGAAAAAATTGTCCCCTTCCTATGCAGGTGCGTCGTCGTCATCCTGAATCCCCGGGATAACACGCAGAGACACATCCTGAACACCTCCAGGTACCCCCCGACACCTCCAGGTACCCCCGTACACTTCCAGGTACTCCCAAACACCTCCTGAACACCTCCAGGTACCCCCCGACACCTCCATGTACCCCTGTAAGCTTCCAGGTACTCCCAAACACCTCCTGAACACCTCCAGGTACCCCCCGACACCTCCATGTACCCCTGTAAGCTTCCAGGTACCCCCAAACACCTCTAGGAACTCCAAACACCTCCAGGTATGCCTCAAACACTGCCTGAACACCTTCAGCTAACCCTAAACACCTCCAGGTACACCCAAACTCCTCCTGAACACTTCCAGGTACCCCGCAAACACAGGCTGTGCCATACATTGGGTTCCAAGAACAACCTCGTGCAGCTTCCAGtattcttcctcccttcttctcccagTAAACCCTCAGTTTTCCCTCCGGAGCCACACAGTTGTTAATGAAAACCCGATGTTTTCCAGGAAAACCCTAAGTGCGTTGGCCTTCTCACCCGATGGCAAGCTCCTCGTCACCGGAGAGGTGGGTACCACTTGTTTATAGTCACCTACACCCCAATTTTGGCTGTCCCGGCACTGGCGGGATGGAGTATTATCCCTCCACTCCTTTTTTGGGGTTTTCTACCCAATTTGGGATTGCGCTGGGCGGGTGGGAACACCCTTTAGGGTCAGAGGACGTGCCGGGTGGCCGCAGGGGCTGGCGAGAAGGGGAAAGCCGCCGCCACGCCGCTGTTTTCCCCCCGCTGCCCGGCGTAGAACGGACACCGCCCGGCCGTCCGCCTGTGGGACGTGGAGGAACGGGCGCAGGTGTCGGCATTGCTCGGTCACAAGTACGGCGTGGCTTGCGTCGCCTTCTCCCCCAGTGGCAAGTACCTGGTGTCGGTGGGCTACATGCACGACATGGTGGTCAACGTTTGGGATTGGAAGGTGAGCTCCGGCTGAACTGAGCTGAAAGCAGCTTGAAATTCCCCAAATCGGGGTGAAAACCCAgcccttttccctcttttctcatGGTTGCTCATGGCTACGGACTTTTTTGGGGGCTAACGCTTACTGTGCACGACCCAACCACGTCTTTCCGAGCAGAAGGATTCCCTGGTCGCGTCGAACAAGGTGTCCTGCAAAGTGACGGCTGTGTCCTTCTCCGAGGACAGCTACTTTGTCACCGTGGGGCAACGCCACGTCAAATTCTGGTTCCTGGACTCGTCGAGGGATGTGAAGGTGAGGGGGTGCCCTTTGCCGACACTGTCTCGGGGGCACGGGCAGCCGACAAAGCCGATCTGGGGCCGGACGCCGCTTAAATCCTCATTACTAAGCCGATGTGACACGGGAGTGGGAGGTTTCTGTAGAAAGACGTGAAGAAAATGCCAGGTTTTCCTCCCAAAATTCATGCCACGTCCTTCCTGAACGTTGCTTTGCTCTGGTCATCCGGCGCTGGACCTCGAAGGCGCGGGTGTTTCAGCTCAGCGCGGAGCTGGGGAAGCTCCAGCCGGCGAAAGATCCCTCTGGCGGGGAGCGCGTGCGGGGACGGTGCCGACATCCAGCGGTTGGGAGCCACTTCCTTCGTTAACACTCATTAACGTCGTGCTGGAGACTCTACCTTCGCTTTGCAGATCAACGAGACGGTGCCGCTGGTGGGACGCTCGGGGCTGCTGGGTGAGCTTCACGACAACGTCTTCTGTGGCGTGGCCTGTGGCCGAGGGCCGATGTCCGGCAGCACCTTCTGCGTCTCCTCCTCGGGACTGCTCTGCCAGTTCAACGAGAAGCGGATGCTGGAAAAATGGATGGTTCTGAAGGTGGGTGGTGGCGGGGGATCACCCGGAACCCCCCCAGCGTGAAGCCCAGCGGCAGGGACCTTACCCGCTCTGGCCGCAGGTACCGCTGGCAAACTGCCTCTGCCTCAGTGAGGAGCTGATATTTTGCGGTTGCGCCGACGGCACCGTGAAGGTTTTCCGGGCTCGTGACATGTGCTACCTGAGCGACCTCCCCAGACCTCACCCCCTGGGCGTGGATGTCACGCGGGCCCCCCCACCGAGGTACCGCACGGCAGCAGGGATCCCCCGCTGTCCCCTCCCGAACTGCCCAGCACGGCTTTTTGTTGCTGAACTGCCGGGTTTCAGACCCCACAGCTCTCATTGCTCGGCCCTGCGAGCTCGCCTCGATGGAGCTCTGAGCTGAGATGGGTTCGAATCGGTGCCCGATTTCACCCACAGTGaaggacggcgaggacgggtGGGCGGTGTCAGGCTTACGGGGGGGGCGTCCCTTCGTTTTCCCCTTCGTTTCGGGGCTGCATGTTGGGATACGGCCGCCGTTTTGTTTGCAAATCAAATCTGCCTCCGGTGGAGTGCTCGGTGGGCTCTGCAGGGGCCGGTCCCCCAAAACCCTGCTGCCGCGGGATGTGACCTgaccccctctccctctccccgaAGGCGGCCGGACCTGGTATACCCCGACACCATCGCCTTGGCCTACGACACCTGCAACCACTGGCTGTCCTGCGTCTACAAGGACCACAGCATCTACGTCTGGGACGTCGGGGACCTGCGCAACATCAGGAAGGTGTGGTCGGACCTTTTCCACAGCTCCTTCGTCTGGAGTGTCGAGGTGAGGGCGAGCTGGTCCCACCGGGGCCATTTGGGGCACCCGCAGCCCCCCTGTCCTTCCCTGCCCCGACCCCGACACATAACCCCCTGGGTGCAGGTGTACCCCGAATTTGAGGAGCAGAGATCCTGTCTGCCTCCCGGCTCCTTCCTGACGTGCTCCTCGGACAACACCATCCGCACTTGGACCCTGGAAAATGGCTCCGCGCGGCCTGTCCAGGGCAGCGCCTACAGCACGGTACGATGAGGAGGGGGGCTTCGTCCCACCTCCCTGCCCAAGGCAGCCCCCCAAAACTGCGCCAGAAGCTGGGGAAGCTCAACCAGCTCCCTGGGCTCTCATTTGCGGGATTTCCCTCTAGAAAACGAGGTTGCTGGAGGTTTTGGGGTGGTTCCCGTCAGCTTCTTGCCACTTTAGgtacagagctgctgccccagcgGTGATTTTTAGTGGGTTTTGGTGATTATAGCAAGCTTGGAATCTGCTTTCTGTTCTCCTGTGCTCACTATTTCTGTCCAAATGACCAAAGGGCACAATTGTGCTTCTCAAACCCTGGTGTTTCCTGAGCGGggaaagcatggaaaaaataaagcgGGGATGTTGGAAGCAGTTGGGTGATGGGGGTGGGCTCCGCTCCTCCCCAAAGAGCTGCCTGCGCTGTACCAGGGGCCTGActgtcccctctcctcccacGCCAAGACCCTGCTGAACATCATCTATGTGGACAACAACACACAGCACCTCCAGGATTCCTCCAGCGTGCCTGACCGAAGTGAGAACGTGGGTCACCTTGATGTCAAGTCTGGGGTACGGGTGATGAAGATCAGCCCCGACGGGGAGCATTTGGCATCAGGGGACAGAGGAGGAACCATCAGGCAAGTGGTGCTCGGAAAGCTGACGGAGGACGGGCGCGGTTGGGTGCCTGGGTGGGCTCCCCACTCGTTTTACCTGCTCGCCTTTCTCCGTGAGAACCTCCGAGCCCCCTCACTGCGTGCCGACAGCGTTCCTGGCCCCCTTCCCTGGTTCTTGGGGGGCTGAGCTGTCGACACGCTTCCCTCGCAGGATACACGAGCTGCAGTTCATGCGGCAGGTGGCTAAAGTGGAGGCTCACGATTCAGAAGTTCTTTGCTTGGAGTATTCGAAGCCAGAAACCGGTAAGGCTTCATCCCAACGGCGGTGTAGGGCAGTGCCAGCGAACCTTGAGGCTCGGCTTCCCGGTGACCGGCTCTAACCGGTGGGAAAGCTTCTCCTTCACTAAATGAGTTGAAGAATCCTGAAAAACGAGCTTTGCAGGCAAGGGCCTCTCCTCTGAGAAACCACCGGGAGTTGGAGACAAGCCCCCGGGACGCACAGCTAACCCCACTCAGCCTGTGCTGGGGGTAACCGACCCCTCCAAGCAGTGGCACCTCCGTTCGCTCTTCCTTTAACACCCGgcatggttcagccccagtcggcaactaaacaccccgcagccgctcgctcactccccccacccctgggggacgggggagagaattggaagagcaaaagcaaaaaaaccaacttgtgggtggagataagaacagtttaataattaagatagaataataatgataataatgataattattatagtaataacaataatgataatataataaaaaggaaaagggagaaagggagaaaaaacccacagaaacacgaacgacACAGCCGCTCcccacccgccgaccgacgctgcccgtccccgagccgcggttgctccctccctcccccggccagcccctcccagttaacatactgggcatgacgttcCATGagatggaatatccctttggccagtttggatccgctctctcggctgtgccccctcccctcccggctccttgtgcccccggcagagcctgggaagctggaaaagcccttgactagtacaagccctgcccagcaccagCCAAACCGTCGGTGCGTtaccaacattgttttcatgctaagccCAAAGCGCAgcactgggccagctgcagtgaagaaaattaactctaccccactCAAACCATGACAACACCCCGCCTAGAACCGGTTGACATTGAAATCCTTGCAGGGAAATGACAGCAAATATACTGTTGTGTTAACAAAAACCTTTAGCGTGGCGTTATTTTACCACCTCTTTTCCGACGGCTCCAGGAGCAGCGCTGCTGGCTTCGGCGAGCCGGGACAGGCTGATCCACGTCTTGAACGTAGACAGGAACTACAGGCTGGAGCAAACCCTGGATGATCACTGCTCTGCGATAACGTCGGTGAAATTTGCTGGTAGGCAGCTGAATTGCATCCAAATTCCCTGCCGTCGGGCTGCCTTTCGCCTTGTTCTGCCTTTCTGTCTGGCTTTACCTACCTAAACTTCAACGTCTGCATTAGAGGGAGCTCCTCGCTAGAAAACAAGCATCTTGGGACAAGAGCATGGAGCCATCCATTGGAGGGGATCCGTAGCGGGGGGATCCCACCCTGGGATTGCATCCAGTCCTTAAAATAGTCATTTTTGTAATGGATTTAttcataaataataatttttttggaTTCACTCGGTGGCGAATTGGGAACGGACGCGATCTCCCATCGCCTTCCCCTGTGCTCTCTTCACTCAGGCAACGGGGACATTCAGCTGATCAGCTGCGGCGCCgataaaagtatttatttccGCAACGCTCGACAGGTGGGTTAGCAGCATCGCCACAGAGGGGGGGACACACCTGCTATTTCTCCCCAGAAATCTGACGAGCGAGAAGGCAACACGActctccccatctccctgcagctcccagacaGCTTCAATTTCATTAGGACGCATCATGTCGCCGAGAAAACCACCTTGTATGACATGGACATTGACATCACGCAGAAATACGTGGCTGTCGCCTGCCAGGACAGAAACGTCAGGTGAAGGCGCTTTTCTGCACCGGCTCAGGCTAAATCCGCGCCGGGATCGCCTTTCTTCTCCCGGCTCCGGTGTCCTCGGCGGGCTCGTTGCCGGCTTGACGACATCCCGCTCCTCTCGCAGGGTGTACAGCACGGCCACTGGGAAGCAGAAGTACTGCTATAAGGGCTCACAAGGAGACGAAGGCTCCTTGCTGAAGGTAAGAGGGTGATTTTCAGTCGTCAGGGTGTCCCtgacagctccctcagcacagggcaggacCGTCATCGGTGTGGAAGGGCTTGGGGCTGAGCCATCGGTACCCTCGAGGGAAGAGCTGCCATCCCGAGGGACCTGGAGACGTTGGCCAACGTGAAcgtcatgaggttcaacaaggccaagcgcgAGGTCCTGCGGCTGGGCGGGGGCAATCCTCTGTCCCGGCGCGGGCTGGGGGGTGGACGGACGGacagagagcagccctgcggagaaggacttggggacGCCGGTGGGTGACAAACGGGGTGTGAGCCGGCAATAGGGAGGGGATTTGGGATTTGAGACCCGCCGcgcatccagctctggggaccCCAGCAGAAGGCGGCCGCGGAGCTGCTCGAGCGGGTCTGGAGGAGGCCAGGGAGATGGgccggggctggagcagctccgCGGcggggagaggctgagggagttggggtcgcccagcctggggaagagaaggagacCTTACTGCGGCCACTCAGTACGTAAAGGGGCTCGTAAGAAAGATAGAGAGAGACTTTTACCAGGGTCCGAAGGGACGGGATGAGGGGCAACAGCTTTAGACCGACTGAGGGGAGGGTTAGGTAGGACGTGAGGAAGAGATGGTGTATCGTGAGGGCGGTGAgacgctggagcaggttgtccagagaggctgtggctgCCCCATGGTGGGAAGTGtccaaggtcaggttggagggAGCTTGGAGCAACCCGATGGAGCGGGAGATGTCCCTGCCCGTGCCAGGAGGCTGGATGGGGGCTCTTGGAACGTCCCTTCAAGCCAGACCCCTCCTGCCCGGTTCCGTTTGCCTTCCCACCTGCAGCCGAGCCCGACCCACCGCTCCTCTCCCCCAGGTGCAGCTGGATCCCTCGGGCACCTTCCTGGCAACGAGCTGCTCCGACAAGAGCATCGCCCTCATCAACTTCCACTCTGGGGAGTGCGTGGCGAAAATGTTCGGCCATTCAGGTTCAATTCCTCTTGAAAACCTGGGGGGTGCCTGGGCAAAAGAGGGAAGACgcagaggagagctgcaggAAGCCCCCTGCATGTCCCCCATTTGGCCATGAAACCTCCCCAATAACACCCCCATGCACCCGTTATGTCACTTAAATCTCCTGAACAAGCATGGGGGTCGTGGTCCTGACGTGGAACCCCTTCCCACACCTCCTTCTCTTTGGCACAGAAATTGTCACGGGGATGCAGTTCACCTACGACTGCCAGCACCTCATCACCGTCTCGGGAGACAGGTAGGGGCCAGCAGACCTAAAAAATAACCTGATTTACGCCTTGCCCTATACACCTCGCCCTATATGCCTTGTCCCTATGCGCTTTGCAAGACACTTCGGGAGAAGAATTGGCTTTTGCAAGCGCTGGGTGGGAGGTTCGCACAAGTGGAGGCAGCGCTGAAGGGCTGAGGTGGATTGAATTATTGAGGGATTTAACATAAACCCCACCCCGTATCCAAAATCTGGGGGCGAACTGACTTTCCCACCCACCCCGCCCCGTCATTCTACCCCCAGCTGCATCTTTGTTTGGCACCTGGGCCACAAAATCACCAGCAGCATGAAGCAGCACTTGCTGGAGCTCGATTTGCTGCAGCCAAAGTGGGTGAAGGAGCCCGGTCCCCCAGCGCAGCTCAGGTAGGGGGGGGGAAAGCCCCTCGCCCCATGGGCGCCCCAAAAATGGGGTGGGACGGAGCTCGGCGGTCCCACCGTTCTCCTGTCCTCCAGGCGGGAGACCCATGTCGTGATCCCTGGTGGGATGGCAGCTCCCACTGCCAGCGGAGCTTCCGACGAGGAGCCCGAGGAGGAACGAGATGAGGCCTCAACCCCGCAGACCCCCTCCATGGAGGACTCGGAGCCGCGTGCGTTGCGGGCCAGGCTGCCTTTGCAGCTGTACCCTGTTTTTCTGCCCGTCTTTCCTCCGAGCGGCGCGTGGCACCGCTCCTAACCCCGCTCTCC includes:
- the LOC142049013 gene encoding LOW QUALITY PROTEIN: WD repeat-containing protein 62-like (The sequence of the model RefSeq protein was modified relative to this genomic sequence to represent the inferred CDS: inserted 2 bases in 1 codon) encodes the protein MERGPGFPRAVRSGNEQRRPAAMAAGGYGASGGTGPDSPPLFNPRQRSGHQGPEEAVMLEKVLGITAQSSSSLACHPAAGLLAYPAGCVVVILNPRDNTQRHILNTSRKTLSALAFSPDGKLLVTGENGHRPAVRLWDVEERAQVSALLGHKYGVACVAFSPSGKYLVSVGYMHDMVVNVWDWKKDSLVASNKVSCKVTAVSFSEDSYFVTVGQRHVKFWFLDSSRDVKINETVPLVGRSGLLGELHDNVFCGVACGRGPMSGSTFCVSSSGLLCQFNEKRMLEKWMVLKVPLANCLCLSEELIFCGCADGTVKVFRARDMCYLSDLPRPHPLGVDVTRAPPPRRPDLVYPDTIALAYDTCNHWLSCVYKDHSIYVWDVGDLRNIRKVWSDLFHSSFVWSVEVYPEFEEQRSCLPPGSFLTCSSDNTIRTWTLENGSARPVQGSAYSTTLLNIIYVDNNTQHLQDSSSVPDRSENVGHLDVKSGVRVMKISPDGEHLASGDRGGTIRIHELQFMRQVAKVEAHDSEVLCLEYSKPETGAALLASASRDRLIHVLNVDRNYRLEQTLDDHCSAITSVKFAGNGDIQLISCGADKSIYFRNARQLPDSFNFIRTHHVAEKTTLYDMDIDITQKYVAVACQDRNVRVYSTATGKQKYCYKGSQGDEGSLLKVQLDPSGTFLATSCSDKSIALINFHSGECVAKMFGHSEIVTGMQFTYDCQHLITVSGDSCIFVWHLGHKITSSMKQHLLELDLLQPKWVKEPGPPAQLRRETHVVIPGGMAAPTASGASDEEPEEERDEASTPQTPSMEDSEPPPASILTNGRMPMWAKRLLGEVEEGDRVATRPRRSYRPQGRWAEHAERDPFKTLLEAEPPYFTPLKSYLEGNAECERGSLEHLLSEAENSASDLTEDFQLSEPFPDEETNRGLELVDTTGTSLEELCVLEASRQSMLELPLHPTYPGEIGIGREDASSCVSPCLGMLVPCYQPADEDSLGSAGDAEELEENPPSSSSLPQTPEQEKYLKQHFETLADADAREKFDGSLKDLKPPKAEDEEKNLFLNPRLSISARFLLRCQKNSRLAAILLLRARPRPQSPTHAQEPLRDEPKTSEELQQSEKPTDEKPCEMGEETGSNTGKPTGPHLQVKTFTTALQLLQTHFQEMLECYDQVTLCAEATEEDLFQARMALAGLFSWVKVELRSRGVTSDAEXPKTLALLRAYSNPLMEKVWRRLEGSSPDMH